The Amycolatopsis sp. NBC_01480 genome segment ATCTACCCGGCCTCGTCCGAATTCGCGCTCACCGTCAACGGCCAGAACGTGCCCGTCACGCACACGCGTGGTTACGAGACCGCGCAGCTGGCCATGGGCAGCGGGACGGCGTCGGTGACCGTGCGCAAGGTCAACAACACCGCGATCGGCGCGTACTCGATCACGCCGGTCGCGCTCGGCATCGCGGGCACCGTCAGCGGTCCGACCCTGAGTTTTTCGCTCAGCCAGCCGCGTTACCTGATCATCAAGATCGACGGCCGGCCGCAGCTGGTGCTGACCGTGGACCCGCTGGAGACCAACGCGCCGGCGACGTCGGGCACCGGGATCTTCAACGTCACCGCGGCCCCGGACGGCGCGCAGCCGAGCACGACCGCCTACGCGACGACTCCGTTCCAGAACGCCCTCAACGACGCCGCGGCCTGGGGCAGCGCGAACGGCGGGCAGGGCACCGTGTACGTGCCGCCCGGGGTGTGGACGGTCGGCACGCTGTATCTGCGCAGCAATCTCGCGCTGTACCTCGCGCCGGGCGCGGTCCTGCGGTACACCGGCGAGGACGGGCATTACGATCGCCACTGGCACAAGGATTCCCAGAACCGCGACATCACCTGGTTCCTTTCGACCCGGTACAGCTCGTCCAATATCACCATTTACGGACGTGGCACGATCGACGGCAACGGCAAGGCCTCACTGCTGCCTTCTAACCTGGGCGTGAACCTGCTGACCCCGATTTACACCTCCCATTTCCGGCTCGACGGGATCACTTTCCGTGAATCAAGTTCGTGGGCGATCATGCCGACCCGTTCGTCGGACATGCAGTTCACCAACATGAAGATCTTCAACCAGTTCGACATGGGGGAGAACGACGGGATCGACGTGATGGAGTCGACCGGGGTTTCGGTCGGCAATGCCGTCGGGATCGGTCTGGACGACCCGTTCAGCACGAAGACCTGGGATGCCGCGACGGACCTCTTCCGCAACGTCCCCGGCGACCCGCGCCCACTGGACGGCGTGACGTTCGACGGTCTGCTGTCCTGGACCTACTGCTACGGGCTCAAGGCCGGTCAGGGTTTCCTGCAGCCGCAGAAGAACGTGACCTTCGCCAACGCGACGGTTTACCAGGCGGCGGTCGGCATCGGCGTGCACCATAAATACGGGACCGCGACGGCGTCGAACATCACCTTCAGCAACATCGACGTCGAGCAATTGCCTTACACCAACGACAACAACAGGACCTGGTTGGCGCTCTGGCTCCAGGACCCGGCGGGCAGCCTCCCGATCGACGGGGTCACGGTGAAGAACGTGCGCGTCCGGGACGCCGGCACGACTCCGGCGCGGATCAACGGGTCACCGACCGGGCCGATCAACGGCGTCTCGCTGAACCACATCGTGATGCCGGGAACCACCACGGGCGCCACGTCGCTCGCAGCCATGAAGATCACCGGCGACACGAACCACGGTCCGGTGACGATCACGCCCTGAACCAGGCGGACCTCCACGGCACGCCGCCGGGCCGGATCCAGGCACGGCGGCGGCCTTTCATTGTTCGCACCTTCGAAGCTTCGGCGACGTCACCGATGCCGGGCCGCCCGTCATCGGTGAACGCGGCGTCGGTTGCTTCAGAGCTTCGGGGGCCGGCGCGCCCCGCACATGAGGCTGCGCAGGGGTTGGCAGGTCGGCGGAATCCCATCGGGGTGACGCCACGACGGTGGCGTACGTCGTCACCGCGGTCAGCTTCGGACCGCCGACGGGTCGGGCTCAGCCGTCAGTGTAGTGTCCGCGAACCCGGCCGCCAAAGCGCGCAATGCCGCGTCCAGGTAACGGTCAAGTCGGCGTCGGCGTGGGCGGAGCGCCGGTGGTGGCGAGTTTCCGCCCGGACGGCGACCACCTCGAGCGGTGGCTGAGCAGCAGCGGCCGTACCGAAGTCACGACTACCGCGACCGTCACCATCGGTGGCTTCGACGGCGCGGAACACCTCCGCGAGGACGTCACCGCGACCGTCGCGCCAGGTGACTCCCGGGTGGTGTGGACGGGCGACAGCCTGGAGCTGACCGCGGATCGGTACGCCTGGGTCGAGGGCGATTTCCCGTAGAACCGGCTGTTCTTCGCCGAGATCAAGGACATCCCGTTCGGCAAGCCCGAACTCGACGTCGTTGCCCGGGGCTCGCTTCCACAACAACTACCTCGACCTGCGGGCCGGCGAGACCGCCACGATCGAGGTCACCGGCCTGCCGGACGACGTCGATCCCGCGGACATCGAGGTCCGGGCCTGGCAGGCTCGAGGCTGAACGGAAGGAGAACTCCCTCATGCTCGCTCGGTTGCTGCGCCGTCACGGCGACCCGCCCCCGGACCGGTTCGCGGGGGTGCCGCTGCCCGCGGCGAACGTGGTGTTCCTCGGCGACAGCATCACCGAGGCCGGGAGCTGGAGCGAGTGGTTCCCGCGGTACCCCGTGCTCAACCGCGGCATCAGCGGGGACACGCTCGAAGGCGTCCGCGCCCGGCTCGCGACCGCGATCCACCGACCCGCGGCCATTTCGCTGCTGATCGGCACCAACGACCTCAACGGGCAGGGCCGGACAGCCCAGGTGGCCGGCATCGCGGCGCAGTTCGCGGACCTGGTGGCCGAGCTCCGCGCGCTGGCGCCGGACGCCCCGCTGATCGTCAACAGCGTGATGCCGCGGGCCCGCCGCTTCGCGCGCCGGATCCACGAACTCAACCGCAGCTATGCGGAGATCGCCGGTGATGCGTACCTCGATCTCTGGCCGGCCCTCGCCGACGGAAAGGCTCTGCGGAAGTCCTTTACCGACGACGGCCTGCATCTCAACGGAAACGGCTACCAGGCGTGGGTCGAAGTATTGCGGCCCCGTCTCGAAGCAGTGCTTTAGGAAAACTTCCGTGCTCCGCCGATTCCGGCGGCTGTTGATCTTTGCCTGTGCGGTCACGCTGGCGTTGAACGTTGCGGGTCCGCTCGTCGCGGGGGAGTACGGAAAGGCCGCGTTCGACGCCGTTGGACCGCTGCTGTTGATTGGGTGGGCGAGGGCGGCCCGGGTCTGCTTCAGGCGATGATCCATGCCGGCGCAGCGGTCACACCACTGCAGTTCACCGGTCAGTTCACCGGCGCCGAGTCCGGGTTGGTCTACCTGCGCGCCCGCTACTGCGACCCGGCCACCGGCCTGTTCCTGACCGTCGATCCCAAGGTCGGCGAAACCCGCACACCGTATGCGTACACGTCGGACAATCCGCACAGACTCACCGATATCGCCGGGTTGAGCTGGTGGAATCCGTTCTGTTGGTCCAAGGACACGTGGTCGACGATCGGCACTTATGCCGGCTACGCGGGCCTCGCTGTCGGTGCGGTCGGAATCGGCCTGGCCTCCTTCGGTGTCGGTGACGTCTTGATCGGCGGTGCGGTCACTGTGGGCGTCGTCGCCGAGGTCACCGCTACCACTCTGGGTGTCGTGAGTACCGCGGTCACGTGCGCGCAAAACTTGATCAGCATCGCTTACGGCGTCGGCATCCTGTCGGCCGGGATCGGCGCGTTCGGCACGTGGGCCGACTGGGGCTTCGCGCCGGGTTCGTGGGGTATGTACCCCAACGTGAACTCGTTGACCTCCGGAATCGCCGGCACAGTCTGGGGGTTGAACGAGGGCGGTGGCGGCGGGGGAACGGCAGCGCCCGCACTGCGCACGTATTCTCCGTGTGACGGGGCGGCGATCGTCTGCTGACGCCGGAGCGAATGGGATCGTGATGACCGAATACGGCAGGGATCGTGAGCGACGCCGTCGGACCAGCGCGCTCGTCGGGTTGTTCTTCTTGGCCGCTCTGTCCGTGTCGCTCGCGTTCAAGGTGGGCTGGGTTCCTGCGGTGGCCGTGCCGGTCGGGTTTCTGGTTTTGGTGTATGTCCTGTTCACGTTCGTCGTGTGGCGCGACAGTCGGGCAGAGGCGCGGCGGCGGGCGTCCGGTGCCGCGCCGTCGTGGACCGCGCAGTTGCCGGTCGCGGCCGCCCTGGAGTTGGGGGCGAAGGCGCCTGGGCGGCATTCGCGGCAGCAGGTGGTCGGTGAGCTGCTCGGCCGGCTGTCGTTGGCGGAGGGCGGGTTGCGTTGGGAGCCGAGGGAAGGTGACCGGAACCGGGGGGTGGGGCCGGTCGTCTGGGACCGGTCGTGGACGCCGGAGGTTGTGTCGCTCTGGGGGCCGGGTAGCCAGGGATGCCTGACACTGAACCGTTCCGACGGGACGGCGGTTGACCTGTGGGTCCGGCATCCGGCGGACCTGCGCCGGGCACTCGGCTCAGCGTAGCCAGGAACCTGGCTGCCGTCGCCCGGAGATTCGCAGTGGCAGAGCTCCTTGGTGAAAGGTTCCGGTTGGTGGGCGGGAAGTCCGCCGATGTGGCCGGCGTGTGCTTCGAAGATCATGAGGGTGTGCAGTTCGGGGCCTTCGCCGACTGGGTGGCGAACGGAGACGGTGTCGGCCGTTGCGGGGCGGTGGTCCGACCTGGTGGTCTACGAGCGAATGACGCCGTTCAGGTTGCCGGCCGCGACCGAGCTGGGAATGCTGGCGGTTCAACGGTGGCGCTGGGAGAATTCTGCAGAGATTGCGAAATGAGAAGGGGCGGAAACTGGATGAGTGAGTTGGATGTACGGTGTTCTACCCACTTCGCAACGAGCATGTGGCCGCGCTCCTGGACGCGATTGCCCGGCACGGTGAGGATGTGCGGGCCGCTGCGGGCAGTGAGTGGGGAACAGTGTTCTGACCCTGTTTCGCACGCACGACCGGCCCGCGCTGGGGAAAAACCTTGAACGAGCAGGCCGCGTCGGCCGAGACCGTCGCGCCGGTGGCGGTCAGCACCCCGCTGCTGTTCCCGGCCTCGCCATACCGGCTTTCATCCCTGCGAATACCGAGAAGTCGCGGGTAGGTCACCTCGAGAGGCTCGAGGTGACCTACCCGCGACCTGGTCAGCTCAGGGTCAGTGCGGTGTCGTCGAGGCAGAACGAGGTTTGCAGGGACGAGTCTTCGGTGCCGGTGAAGCTCAGCGTCACGGTCTGCCCGGCGAAGGCCGAGACGTCGACGGTGCGCAGCTGGTAGCCGGTCGCCTGGTTCAGGTTCGAATAGGACGCGAGCGTCGTCGAACCGGCCTTGACGGTCAGCTTGTCGTAGGCGGTCGAGGTGGTCGTTTCGGCGGTGTCGATGTGCAGGTAGTAGGTGAGGGTCGCGTGGCAACCGGCGGGGATGCTCACCGACTGCGAAAGCGTGTCAGTGTGCGTGCTGCCGTAGCCGTCGAGGTAGGCGAGGTAGGTGCCGGCGTGCGTGGCTTCGCCGTCGGCGGAGGTGGTGATGATGCCGGTGGACGCGGTCCAGGGGCTGGTGCCGGTTTCGAAGCCGGGGTTGCCCAGCTTCTGGCCGGAACAGCCACCGCCGCCGGTGGGGTTGATCGTCCAGCTGAAGGTGGTGCTGCCGGTGGCGCCGCTCGAGTCCTTCGCGGTCGCGGTCACCGAGTAGGTGGCTGCGGTGGTCGGGGTGCCGGAGATGAGGCCCGACGAGCTGATGGAGAGCCCGGCGGGGAGGCCGGTGGCGGTCCAGGTGTAGCCGCCGCTGCCGCCGGAGGCGGACAGCTGCAGGCTGGCCGCGGTGCCGACGGTGCCGGTCTGGCTGCCGGGGTTGTTCGCGGCGACCGGGCCGGGGCCGGAGCCACCGGCGGTGAACGCCGCGGTGCCGTTGGGAGTGCCCAGCCCGGTCGGGCCGTCCCAGCCCGCGCCGGCTTTGCACTGCACCGCGACCGAGCAGCTGCCGTTGCTGCCGGAGGTCACGTCATAGAGGTTGCCGGTGTGGGAGTAGGGGTACGCGCCGGGCGTGTCGGACGAGCCGGGGGTCCCGGCCAGGGCGTAGACCGAGGCGATGATCGGTGAGGACGCGCTGGTGCCGCCGTAGACGGCCCAGCCGCTGCCGCCGTAGGTCTGGTAGACCGCGACTCCGGTCTGCGGGTCGGCTACCGCGGAGACGTCGGCGACCGCTCGCTTGCTGCACCCGGTGGTGACGTTCTGGAACGACGGCTTCGTCACCGAGCCCGAGCAGCCGCTGCCGGCGCCGCTCCATGCTGTTTCGGTCCAGCCGCGGGTCCCGCCGCCCTGGGTCAGCGAGGTACCGCCGACCGCGGTGACGTACTGCGACGACGCGGGGTAGCTGATGCCGTAGCCGTTGTCGCCGGTGCTCGCGGTGATCGCGACGCCCGGATGGTGGAAGTAGCTGGAGTCGGATGAGGGTTCGCTGCCGTCCTCACTGCCGCCGTAGCTGTTGGAGACGTACTTGGCTCCCAGCGAGACGGCCGTGTTCACGGCGGTGCCGAGGTCTTGCATGCTCGGCTGGCTCGCTTCGACGAGCAGGATGTGGCAGTTCGGGCAGATGGCGGAGACCATGTCGACGTCGAGCGAGATCTCGCCGGCCCAGCCGCTGTCCGCGGTCGGCAGGGGGCTCGTCGCGCCGTTCTCGTTGACCTTCTTGAAGCAGCCGTTGGCGGTGGTGCAGGCCGGCAGGCTGTAGGTGGATCGGTAGCCGGCCAGATCGGACTCGGCGTTCGGGTCGTCGTAGGCGTCCACAATGGCCACTGTCGCCGACGCGCTGCCGCTCGCGGTCAGGTTGTAGGCGCTGCGCAGACCGGACGGGCCGAAGCCGCTCGGCAGCGCGTTCGGTGCGAGCAGCGCGCGCATGGTGTCGGTTTGACGTTCCGCGAAACACGTTGCCATGCCGGGCTTCGCGGGCTGGGCGCAGACCCGCGCGGTCGGATGGACGGCGGCGGGCGCGGCGATCGCCGGTGTCGCTACGGCGGGTGTGATCAGTGCCATCGCCGCAAGGCCGGCGATGGCGAGGATTCTTCGGGGTGAACGGAACACGATCCCTCCCAGAGAGATGCATGCGAACGGGAGCCCACTGTCTACCTGGCGCGATTCCGCGCGGATAGCGACCTTCGGACGGTGCCGTGATTCTCGCCGGGGGGAAGCGGCCGAATGGAGCACGAATCAATCGGCCATTCCCTGACGATCAGCGGCAAACAGGACGAATATGAAAAATTCCCGATCATACTTTCGTCGGGTCCCGCGTCCGTGACGTCCCGATGTTTTCCGTTTTGCATGGAAAAGAGTCGATAGTCCACTTTGAGGGCGTCGGGGGAATGCGAAAACGATCGGGCCGGAAGATCAAGACGGCGTCCGGTCACGAACCGGGAACGGTTTTCATTCGCGTCAGGACACACCTTGAAGTGACAATAACATTCATCTAGCGTCCGAGGCGTCCACCCGATCGGCGTACTCGTACCGAGGGCTGTCCTCACCGTCTACACGACCCATCGTAGTACCGCCAACGGTGCGGCCGGGGTGAACGTCCTGTTCGGATCGATCTTCGGGATCAGCTCCGGCAACGCCGTCGTCGCCGCGGTCATCGGCGCCGGCCTGTGCTTCCTGACGCTGCTGATCGCCCGGCCACTGCTGTTCGCCACGCTGGACCCGGCGGTCGCCGCGGCCCGCGGGCCGCCGGTGCGGTTGCTGGGGCGGGGGTTCCTCGCTCAGGTCGGCGCCTGTGCGGCCGAAGCGAATCAGGCGGTCGGTGCGCTGCTGCTCGGCCTGCTGGCCGCCCCGGCCGGCACCGCGGTCCGGGTGAGACTCGTCCCTGCCGGGCGTTGAGTCTGTCCGCCGCGCTGGCCGTGGGCGACATTTGCCTGGCGCTGACTAATCCGGGCGCCCGCGCGAGTGCACCGAGAACGGCTCGTCGCTGCCGGGTCTCGTAGTGCTTCCGGCGCGGGCCGGAGCCGCCTGCACAGCGTGCTGCGTCTCGCCGGCCGGCCGGCCGCGCTGAGCACCGCGCCCCGGAGCTGTCGTTCGACTCGGTGCACCAGGTCGACCTGCCGTCCTGGCACACCGACCGGGTCGTGCTGGTCGGCGACGCGGCCGTGGGAGACGTCGATGCGCCCGTTCGTTCGCGAGGGCCAGCGGGCCGGCCGGGCGAAGAGGCAGATCTTCGTGCCAGCCAACGGTTTCCGCGCTCTGCGACGCAAACGCATGATGCAGCGCTCCGGCCGGAAGTTCGCGCTCAGGGACGCGCAAGCCGCACTCACGGTGGTCTAGGAAGGAAACCGCATGGACCGCAATCTGGCTGTCGTCCGGGAATGGGAGCACCTCTGCAACACCTGCCGGAACCTGCTGTTCGACACTCAGTACGCTGCGGAATGCCGGGTCGTCTACGGCGGGGTGCTGGAAATTCAACGGCCGCGAGGCGCTGCGTGCGTATCAAGCGCAAGTGGACGAACACGCTCCTCATCGCGCGCTGTCAGTGAAACACGTTCACGCGACCGGTGACATCGTTGTCGTCGAGACCCTGGTGCACCTCCGGGACGGCGGCACGCTGAACGCCGCAGTAAGGGCTCGTGAGTGTTTAGGACGGTTAGAACCGTCCTAAACACTCACGAGCTTGTCACCACCAGGGAACCGCGGGCAGACCCGCCGCGTCGGAATGCCGGACTTACCCGATCCGGGTGCGGCGGGCCCGGGCGGCTGACATACTGGTGCGCGCGCCCGGGGAGGGTGCACACGAGGAGGTGGACTGGGGTGAGTTCACACCGGGTCTCGGACTGGGACGATGCCCGCTCATTGCACAAGCAGTTCGCGAAGTCGGAGCCCAAGCCCGTGCGGCACGTGCCGGGCGCGGCTTCGGTGGACGATCCGACCGGCGCGGGCAACGCCGCGCTGGTCGCCGACGACAGCGGCACGATCGAGCTGGACCCGGCCGAGATCGCTGCGGCCGACGCCGAGCTGGCGCAGCGGCAGGACGAGCTGGCCGGGTACCTGCGGCAGGCCGGTCAGCTGGCCAGCCCGCTGAAGGACGGCAGCAGCCCGGTCGCCGAGCACCTGCGCAAGGCGTTCGAGGTGCGGGGCTCGGCGGACGGCGGCGTGCAGGCGACCCTGCAGCAGTACCTCGACGAGCTGTCGGCGCTGCGGGACGCGATCCACGCGGCGAGCGCCGGCCTGGTGCAGCAGGAGGACAGCGCGCACGAGGCGCTGGGCACCCTGCACAGCCGCCTGGACGACGGGGGAACGGCATGAGCAGGGAACCGGCCTACGAGCGGCTGCCGTACGAGAAGCACCGCAAGCACAAGTACTACAGCCAGGACCACCCGCTCACCGCGGCGCAGCAGCGCCGGGTCCGCCGGGCCCGCCAGATCCAGACGGTGAACCGGCAGGACAAGTCGTTCGGCAAGATCAACTGGGCGGCCTACGAGCACACCCAGCTCTATGACATGATCATGACCGCGGACCCGGCCGGGATGGGCTCGGCCGCGCACAGCTGGGCGCAGCTGGCGTACAACGTCGATTCGGCCACCTCGGCGGTGCACCAGACGGTGCAGAAGCTGCTGCTGTCCTGGCGTGGCGGCGCGGCCGGGGGCGCCGCGCAGTCGGCGTCGAAGCTGACTTCGTGGGGCAGCGGCGCGAGCGAGACCATGCGCGAGGTCGGGGACAAGCTCGACCACTACACGACCGCGGTCACCACCGCGCGCAACAAGATGCCCGAGCCGGTGTTCTACTCCGCGGAGAACCAGTTCCGCGACGGGTACGACGTGAGCGCGGCCAGCGGCCCCAGCGGCGCGGTCATGATCGACCAGCTGCTCGACGACCACCTGCCGGCCCGGCAGAACGCCAACCGCGCCAAGACCGAGGCAGTGCGGGTGATGGAGACCTACGAGTCGGCCAGCAAGGGTGTGCACGACCAGCTGCCGCATTTCTCCGACGCGCCGCTGAGCACCCGGTCGGGAGTCGACGGCCCGGTCCAGAACCCCGGCCCCACGCGGATCGATCCGGGCGGCGACAGCACCACCGCGGCGTCGGCCTTGGATCCCGGCGCGCTGGGCGGGATGGCCGGTGCCGGTGCGTCGCCGGGCGGGATGGTCGGCTCGTTCGGCGCGGGCTCCGGGTACGGCGGCTCGGCGGGCAGCGGACTCGGCAGCGGCCTTGGCAGTGGACTTGCCGGAGGCGCGAGCACCGGTGACGCCGTGCCCGGCGGAGCACTCGGCGGCACGGGACTCGCCGGTGCGGCGCAGAGCGCGGCCGCCGGTGGCCGCGGCGGCATGGGCGGCGGCTTCATGTCGCCGATGGGCGGGGGCCAGCGCGGCCAGGGCGACGCCGAGCACGAGAACCGCTACGCCAAGGACGGCGCCTTCGACTTCCTGGAGGACCTGCCCGACGCCTATCCGCCTGTGCTGGGTGAGTGACGGCGCGTGGCCAGACAACTGAACGGTGGGGACGGCGTCGTGCTCTCCCACCTGGAATTCGACCTGCTGTGGGAAGACCTCGACCTCGGCCCCAGCCCGTACCCGCTCGAGGTGCGTTCCCACGGCGCCACCATGGACGAGCGTGACGCGCTGGGCACGCAGGTCGCGGAAAGCCTGACCGAGGCGGGCCTGCTCGACGACGGCGACGAGCCGCACCCGAGGCTGGCCGAGCTGTTCGGCGTGCTGGCCGAGCCGGTGGTTTCGGTGGACCTGCTGGTGTTCCGCGATCCGCCGATGCGGGCGCTGGTCGCGGCCGACCGGCGGCTCGGGGCCCTGGCCATCGTCGACGCCGGCGAGCTGGCCCTGCGGCCGTGCCTGCCGGACGAGCTGCCGGAGCTGGCCGCGGGCATCGTCGGCGAGGCGGACCCGGGGCCGGGCCGCTCGGTCCGGCTGCCGCGCGAGACGTTCTCCGAGGCGATGACCGCGTTCGCCGAGCGCGGGCACGACGCGTTCGAGCGGGTGCTGGCCGGGGCGCAGCTCACCGGCCGTGACCTGCGGGCGCTGTCCACCCTCGTCACGACTCCGCGGATCGCGTACGGCCAGCTGGCCGCGAACGGTCCGGGCGGCCGTTCCCCGGCCGTGGCCTGGTACGACACCGAAGCCGGCCGGTACGGCGCGGTGGTTCAGGAGAGCGCGGGCACCCGCTGGGTCACCGTCACGCCCGCGGACGGCGCCTGGCTGCGCGACCGGATCGCCCAGGCACTGGAAAGCGTCGTTTCCGGTCGGGGCAATCGGGAACCGAGGACCCGGCCAGGCGCGTCCGACCTGAGGTAGCAGTGGAGCGCCTTGAAGGGGGCAGGCCCATGAGCAGGTTGTCGGCGGAGGAGATAGCCCAGCACGCGTACCGCGCGGGGTTCCGCGGGAACGCGTTGACCACCGCGGTGGCGGTGGCGCTCGCGGAGTCGGGCGGCAACGACCACGCGCACAA includes the following:
- a CDS encoding RHS repeat-associated core domain-containing protein — its product is MIHAGAAVTPLQFTGQFTGAESGLVYLRARYCDPATGLFLTVDPKVGETRTPYAYTSDNPHRLTDIAGLSWWNPFCWSKDTWSTIGTYAGYAGLAVGAVGIGLASFGVGDVLIGGAVTVGVVAEVTATTLGVVSTAVTCAQNLISIAYGVGILSAGIGAFGTWADWGFAPGSWGMYPNVNSLTSGIAGTVWGLNEGGGGGGTAAPALRTYSPCDGAAIVC
- a CDS encoding GDSL-type esterase/lipase family protein, whose product is MLARLLRRHGDPPPDRFAGVPLPAANVVFLGDSITEAGSWSEWFPRYPVLNRGISGDTLEGVRARLATAIHRPAAISLLIGTNDLNGQGRTAQVAGIAAQFADLVAELRALAPDAPLIVNSVMPRARRFARRIHELNRSYAEIAGDAYLDLWPALADGKALRKSFTDDGLHLNGNGYQAWVEVLRPRLEAVL
- a CDS encoding glycosyl hydrolase family 28 protein, producing MPNRARAVFAAVTATMLAVAGLSAGAAPAQAADAPLQIYPVQSIYPASSEFALTVNGQNVPVTHTRGYETAQLAMGSGTASVTVRKVNNTAIGAYSITPVALGIAGTVSGPTLSFSLSQPRYLIIKIDGRPQLVLTVDPLETNAPATSGTGIFNVTAAPDGAQPSTTAYATTPFQNALNDAAAWGSANGGQGTVYVPPGVWTVGTLYLRSNLALYLAPGAVLRYTGEDGHYDRHWHKDSQNRDITWFLSTRYSSSNITIYGRGTIDGNGKASLLPSNLGVNLLTPIYTSHFRLDGITFRESSSWAIMPTRSSDMQFTNMKIFNQFDMGENDGIDVMESTGVSVGNAVGIGLDDPFSTKTWDAATDLFRNVPGDPRPLDGVTFDGLLSWTYCYGLKAGQGFLQPQKNVTFANATVYQAAVGIGVHHKYGTATASNITFSNIDVEQLPYTNDNNRTWLALWLQDPAGSLPIDGVTVKNVRVRDAGTTPARINGSPTGPINGVSLNHIVMPGTTTGATSLAAMKITGDTNHGPVTITP
- a CDS encoding PPE domain-containing protein encodes the protein MSREPAYERLPYEKHRKHKYYSQDHPLTAAQQRRVRRARQIQTVNRQDKSFGKINWAAYEHTQLYDMIMTADPAGMGSAAHSWAQLAYNVDSATSAVHQTVQKLLLSWRGGAAGGAAQSASKLTSWGSGASETMREVGDKLDHYTTAVTTARNKMPEPVFYSAENQFRDGYDVSAASGPSGAVMIDQLLDDHLPARQNANRAKTEAVRVMETYESASKGVHDQLPHFSDAPLSTRSGVDGPVQNPGPTRIDPGGDSTTAASALDPGALGGMAGAGASPGGMVGSFGAGSGYGGSAGSGLGSGLGSGLAGGASTGDAVPGGALGGTGLAGAAQSAAAGGRGGMGGGFMSPMGGGQRGQGDAEHENRYAKDGAFDFLEDLPDAYPPVLGE
- a CDS encoding metal ABC transporter permease; the protein is MNVLFGSIFGISSGNAVVAAVIGAGLCFLTLLIARPLLFATLDPAVAAARGPPVRLLGRGFLAQVGACAAEANQAVGALLLGLLAAPAGTAVRVRLVPAGR
- a CDS encoding ESX secretion-associated protein EspG, with product MARQLNGGDGVVLSHLEFDLLWEDLDLGPSPYPLEVRSHGATMDERDALGTQVAESLTEAGLLDDGDEPHPRLAELFGVLAEPVVSVDLLVFRDPPMRALVAADRRLGALAIVDAGELALRPCLPDELPELAAGIVGEADPGPGRSVRLPRETFSEAMTAFAERGHDAFERVLAGAQLTGRDLRALSTLVTTPRIAYGQLAANGPGGRSPAVAWYDTEAGRYGAVVQESAGTRWVTVTPADGAWLRDRIAQALESVVSGRGNREPRTRPGASDLR
- a CDS encoding putative Ig domain-containing protein, with protein sequence MFRSPRRILAIAGLAAMALITPAVATPAIAAPAAVHPTARVCAQPAKPGMATCFAERQTDTMRALLAPNALPSGFGPSGLRSAYNLTASGSASATVAIVDAYDDPNAESDLAGYRSTYSLPACTTANGCFKKVNENGATSPLPTADSGWAGEISLDVDMVSAICPNCHILLVEASQPSMQDLGTAVNTAVSLGAKYVSNSYGGSEDGSEPSSDSSYFHHPGVAITASTGDNGYGISYPASSQYVTAVGGTSLTQGGGTRGWTETAWSGAGSGCSGSVTKPSFQNVTTGCSKRAVADVSAVADPQTGVAVYQTYGGSGWAVYGGTSASSPIIASVYALAGTPGSSDTPGAYPYSHTGNLYDVTSGSNGSCSVAVQCKAGAGWDGPTGLGTPNGTAAFTAGGSGPGPVAANNPGSQTGTVGTAASLQLSASGGSGGYTWTATGLPAGLSISSSGLISGTPTTAATYSVTATAKDSSGATGSTTFSWTINPTGGGGCSGQKLGNPGFETGTSPWTASTGIITTSADGEATHAGTYLAYLDGYGSTHTDTLSQSVSIPAGCHATLTYYLHIDTAETTTSTAYDKLTVKAGSTTLASYSNLNQATGYQLRTVDVSAFAGQTVTLSFTGTEDSSLQTSFCLDDTALTLS